The nucleotide sequence CCTCGCCGGCGACCATGGCGTCGTGGCGGGTGTCGCCGCCGCAGGCGCCGACGATGCGATCGGCCGGCACCAGGGCGCGGGCGTCCTTGACCTTGCTGCTGGCGACATGAACGCCGTCGGCGCCGCTGCGGGCGATGAGGTCGGGCCGGCCGTCGATCAGGAGCGCGGCGCCGGCCGCCTGCGCGGTCGGGGCGATCGCGCGAATGCGGTTGATCAGCGTGCGCTCGTCGGCCTCGGCCAGGCGCAGCAGAACCGAGGCGATGTCGGCGGCGCCGAGCGCCGCGGCCAGCGGCTCGATGACGGCATTGGGGTCGGCGACCGGGGCCGTGATCAGAAATAGACGCGTCCGCATGTCGGGATACTCGGGCCTTGGCTCGAAAGCACGCTTGGGTCAGTGGAACCGGAAAATCGGCTTAAGGTGTTGTCGGAATGGGATGGTTTCGAAAAACCGGCACTCGCATCGTCCCATCATGCCCCATCGCCTTGGCGCCAAAGCGGCAAACCTGCCGCGATGGACCGAAATTGTGCCGCGGCGGGCGGTCGGCGCTGCGCCCGGGCGGGGCAAATGCCGCGCCCGGGCGTTCTCGCCGGGTCAGCGCTTGCGCAGCACCTCGACGCCGGGCAACGCCTTGCCCTCAAGGAACTCGAGGAAGGCGCCGCCGGCGGTCGAGACGTAGGAGAACTGGCTGGCGACGCCGGCGTGGTTGAGCGCGGAGACGGTATCGCCGCCGCCTGCCACCGACACCACCTTGCCGGCCTGGGTGAGCTCGGCGACGGCCTTGGCCACCTGCACCGTGCCGCGGTCGAACGGCTCCAGCTCGAACGCGCCGAACGGCCCGTTCCACAGCGCGGTCTTGACGCTGGCGAGGCGGGAGGTGACGTCGAGCACGGACTTCGGCCCGATGTCGAGCACCATGTCGTCCGCCCCGATCGCGTCCACCGTCACCGTCTTCGACGGTGCGTTGGCCTTGAACTCGGCGGCGGTGACGACGTCGACCGGCAGCACCACGGTGCAGCCGCGCGCCGCGGCGGTCTTGAGGATGGCGCGGGCGGTGTCGGCCATCTCGCGTTCGCACAGCGACTTGCCGATCGCCTTGCCTTCCGCGAACAGGAAGGTGTTGGCCATCGCGCCGCCGATGATGAGGACATCGACCTTGGCGGTGAGGTTGCCGAGCAGATCGAGCTTGGTCGACACCTTGGCGCCGCCGACGATGGCCGCCACCGGCCGGGTCGGCGCCTCCAGCGCCTTGGACAGCGCGTCGAGTTCGGCCTGCATGGTACGGCCGGCGTAAGCCGGCAGGATGTGGCCGAGGCCCTCGGTCGAGGCGTGGGCGCGGTGGGCGGCCGAGAACGCCTCGTTCACCCAGATGTCGCCGTTGGCGGCCAGCGCCTTGGTGAAGTCGGGGTCGTTCTTCTCCTCCTCTTTGTGGAAGCGGGTGTTCTCCAGAAGAAGGATGTCGCCGGGTTGCATGGCGGCGATGGCGGTGGCTGCCGGCTCGCCGATGCAGTCGTCGGCGAACGCCACCGGCTTGCCGAGCCGGTCGGCCAGCGCCGGCACGATCACCTTCAGCGACTGGGTGGGGTCGATGCCCTTGGGACGGCCGAAATGGGCGAGGAGGATCACCTTGCCGCCCTTTTCGGAAATCTCCTTGATGGTCGGGATCACCCGTTCGATGCGGGTGGCGTCGGCCACCGCGCCGTTTTCCATCGGCACGTTGAGGTCGACGCGCACCAGCACGCGCTTGCCGGCGACGTCGGCGTCGTCGAGCGTTCGAAAGGCGGTCATGTGGATCCTCGCCCGGTCAGATCAGCTTGCCCATCGCCGCGGCGACGTCGGCCATGCGGTTCGAGAAGCCCCACTCGTTGTCGTACCAGGCCAGCACGCGCACGAAGGTGCCGTCGATCACCTTGGTCTGGTCGGCGTGGAAGGTCGAGGAGTGCGGGTCGTGGTTGAAGTCGATGCCGACATTGGGGCGGTCGGTGAAGCCGAGCACGCCCTTGAGCGGGCCTTCCGACGCCGCCTTCATCGCCGCCACGATCTCGTCCTTGGTGGTGGCGCGCGAGGCGACGATCTTGAGGTCGATCAGCGACACGTTCGGGGTCGGGATGCGGATGGCCGAGCCGTCGAGCTTGCCCTTCAGTGCCGGCAGCACCAGGCCGATCGCCTTGGCAGCGCCGGTCGAGGTCGGGATCGCCGAGAGCGCGGCGGCTCTGCCGCGATAGAGATCCTTGTGCAGGGTGTCGAGGGTCGGCTGGTCGCCGGTGTAGGAATGCACCGTGGTCATGTAGCCGCGCTCGATACCGACCAAATCGTGCAGCACCTTGGCGACCGGGGCGAGGCAGTTGGTGGTGCAGGAGCCGTTGGAGACCACGAGGTGGTCCTTGGTCAGGCCGGCATCATTGACCTTGTAGACCACGGTATAGTCGGCACCGTCCGACGGCGCCGAC is from Blastochloris viridis and encodes:
- a CDS encoding thiamine phosphate synthase; protein product: MRTRLFLITAPVADPNAVIEPLAAALGAADIASVLLRLAEADERTLINRIRAIAPTAQAAGAALLIDGRPDLIARSGADGVHVASSKVKDARALVPADRIVGACGGDTRHDAMVAGEAGADYVMFGTPDGSGPLLDVILERTAWWSQIFEPPCVAVAGDLQEIGVLAAAGADFVALGDALWNGPDGAAAAIRLAASMLRDRVP
- a CDS encoding phosphoglycerate kinase — protein: MTAFRTLDDADVAGKRVLVRVDLNVPMENGAVADATRIERVIPTIKEISEKGGKVILLAHFGRPKGIDPTQSLKVIVPALADRLGKPVAFADDCIGEPAATAIAAMQPGDILLLENTRFHKEEEKNDPDFTKALAANGDIWVNEAFSAAHRAHASTEGLGHILPAYAGRTMQAELDALSKALEAPTRPVAAIVGGAKVSTKLDLLGNLTAKVDVLIIGGAMANTFLFAEGKAIGKSLCEREMADTARAILKTAAARGCTVVLPVDVVTAAEFKANAPSKTVTVDAIGADDMVLDIGPKSVLDVTSRLASVKTALWNGPFGAFELEPFDRGTVQVAKAVAELTQAGKVVSVAGGGDTVSALNHAGVASQFSYVSTAGGAFLEFLEGKALPGVEVLRKR
- the gap gene encoding type I glyceraldehyde-3-phosphate dehydrogenase; amino-acid sequence: MTLRVAINGFGRIGRNVLRALIESDRRDIEVVAINDLGSVETNAHLFRFDSVHGRFAGEVKVDGDTLDVGRGPIKVTAIKDPTQLPYKELGIDIAMECTGIFTARDKAAMLLTAGAKRVLVSAPSDGADYTVVYKVNDAGLTKDHLVVSNGSCTTNCLAPVAKVLHDLVGIERGYMTTVHSYTGDQPTLDTLHKDLYRGRAAALSAIPTSTGAAKAIGLVLPALKGKLDGSAIRIPTPNVSLIDLKIVASRATTKDEIVAAMKAASEGPLKGVLGFTDRPNVGIDFNHDPHSSTFHADQTKVIDGTFVRVLAWYDNEWGFSNRMADVAAAMGKLI